The following proteins come from a genomic window of Frankiales bacterium:
- a CDS encoding glucosidase, whose amino-acid sequence MDLTVEEQRLREAREGVPWRQWGPYLSERQWGTVREDYSDDGDAWSYFSHDAARSRAYRWGEDGLAGVSDDKGLLCLALALWNGADPILKERLFGLTNQEGNHGEDVKEYYFYVDNTPTHSWMRWRYRYPQAAYPYDDLVRTNAQRGFDDSEYELIDTGVFDDDRYFDVEVDYAKAAPDDLVARITVRNRGADPAPIDVVPTLWFRNTWSWGRDDAKPSLRAVPGGVHARHGTLGDWYLHVPEQAQLMFTENETNNERLFGTPSASPFVKDGIGRAIVQGEAGAVRADSGTKAGARLHAVVPAHGEVSFTLRLSRRAPGAADPGPAPDDVLAARAADADQFYAAITPPSLDADTASVMRQALAGMLWTKQHYYFDLDVWLREHGGHPLRPPTRPGVRNASWFHMVNDDIISMPDKWEYPWYAAWDLAFHTVALAMVDPDFAKDQLDLMLSSPYLHPTGQIPAYEWNFSDVNPPVHAWALALVYGLERHMADDGTSMVDADDVDFLAEAFGKLLLNFTWWVNRKDPSGRNVFQGGFLGLDNIGVFDRSQGVPSGGTLEQSDGTAWMAFFSQNMLELAIALSEHDDRYQTFIVKFVHHFFQIALAMDPLGDNPDEMWDEQDGFFYDVLRMPDGTGRRIEVRSLVGLLPLCATSVVPAEVLDRFPDVLAQIRDYLARNGDLLTGVADPTVPGVAGRRLLALVNEDKLRRILASMLDEERFLGPHGIRSVSKWHEEHPYVFEVDGASYTVAYESAESRSGMFGGNSNWRGPVWFPVNVLLVRALLQFYLYYGDDFRVECPTGSGRELTLFEVAEEISARLVSTFRRDEAGRRPVFGGAEKFQNDPVWNQDILFYEYFDGDDGAGIGASHQTGWTGVVARLAQLFASTDPHALLEGAARPLTVPYRRLMDAPMPRSRTIRR is encoded by the coding sequence ATGGACCTGACCGTCGAGGAGCAGCGGCTGCGCGAGGCGCGCGAAGGGGTGCCCTGGCGGCAGTGGGGCCCCTACCTGAGCGAGCGTCAGTGGGGCACGGTCCGCGAGGACTACAGCGACGACGGCGACGCGTGGTCGTACTTCTCCCACGACGCCGCGCGCTCGCGCGCCTACCGCTGGGGCGAGGACGGCCTCGCCGGCGTGAGCGACGACAAGGGACTGCTGTGCCTGGCGCTGGCACTCTGGAACGGCGCCGACCCCATCCTCAAGGAGCGCCTGTTCGGGCTGACCAACCAGGAGGGCAACCACGGCGAGGACGTGAAGGAGTACTACTTCTACGTCGACAACACGCCGACGCACTCCTGGATGCGCTGGCGCTACCGCTACCCGCAGGCCGCCTACCCCTACGACGACCTCGTGCGCACGAACGCGCAGCGCGGGTTCGACGACAGCGAGTACGAGCTGATCGACACCGGCGTGTTCGACGACGACCGCTACTTCGACGTCGAGGTGGACTACGCCAAGGCCGCCCCGGACGACCTCGTCGCGCGGATCACGGTGCGCAACCGCGGCGCGGACCCGGCACCCATCGACGTCGTGCCGACGCTGTGGTTCCGCAACACCTGGTCGTGGGGCCGCGACGACGCGAAGCCGTCGCTGCGGGCGGTCCCGGGCGGGGTCCACGCCCGCCACGGCACCCTCGGCGACTGGTACCTGCACGTCCCCGAGCAGGCGCAGCTGATGTTCACGGAGAACGAGACCAACAACGAGCGTCTCTTCGGCACGCCCAGCGCCTCGCCCTTCGTCAAGGACGGGATCGGGCGCGCGATCGTGCAGGGCGAGGCAGGCGCCGTCCGTGCGGACTCGGGCACCAAGGCCGGGGCGCGGCTGCACGCCGTCGTCCCCGCGCACGGCGAGGTGTCGTTCACCCTCCGGCTCTCCCGCCGGGCACCGGGCGCGGCCGATCCCGGCCCCGCGCCGGACGACGTCCTCGCGGCGCGGGCGGCCGACGCCGACCAGTTCTACGCCGCGATCACCCCGCCGTCGCTCGACGCCGACACCGCCTCGGTCATGCGTCAGGCGCTCGCCGGGATGCTCTGGACCAAGCAGCACTACTACTTCGACCTCGACGTGTGGCTTCGCGAGCACGGGGGCCACCCGCTGCGCCCACCGACGCGCCCCGGCGTCCGCAACGCGTCGTGGTTCCACATGGTCAACGACGACATCATCTCGATGCCGGACAAGTGGGAGTACCCGTGGTACGCCGCCTGGGACCTCGCGTTCCACACGGTGGCGCTCGCGATGGTCGACCCCGACTTCGCCAAGGACCAGCTCGACCTGATGCTCTCCTCGCCCTACCTGCACCCCACGGGCCAGATCCCTGCGTACGAGTGGAACTTCAGCGACGTCAACCCGCCGGTGCACGCGTGGGCGCTGGCGCTGGTCTACGGCCTCGAGCGGCACATGGCCGACGACGGCACCTCGATGGTCGACGCCGACGACGTCGACTTCCTCGCGGAGGCCTTCGGCAAGCTGCTGCTCAACTTCACCTGGTGGGTCAACCGCAAGGACCCCAGCGGCCGCAACGTGTTCCAGGGCGGCTTCCTCGGCCTCGACAACATCGGCGTGTTCGACCGCAGCCAGGGGGTCCCGTCCGGCGGCACGCTCGAGCAGTCCGACGGCACCGCCTGGATGGCGTTCTTCAGCCAGAACATGCTCGAGCTGGCCATCGCGCTGTCCGAGCACGACGACCGCTACCAGACCTTCATCGTCAAGTTCGTCCACCACTTCTTCCAGATCGCGCTGGCGATGGACCCGCTCGGCGACAACCCGGACGAGATGTGGGACGAGCAGGACGGCTTCTTCTACGACGTCCTCCGGATGCCCGACGGCACCGGGAGGCGCATCGAGGTGCGCTCGCTGGTCGGCCTGCTGCCGCTGTGCGCGACGTCCGTGGTGCCGGCCGAGGTGCTCGACCGGTTCCCCGATGTGCTCGCGCAGATCCGCGACTACCTCGCCCGCAACGGCGACCTGCTCACCGGCGTGGCCGACCCGACCGTGCCCGGGGTCGCCGGACGCCGGCTGCTGGCGCTGGTGAACGAGGACAAGCTGCGCCGGATCCTGGCCTCGATGCTCGACGAGGAGAGGTTCCTCGGCCCCCACGGGATCCGCTCGGTGTCCAAGTGGCACGAGGAGCACCCGTACGTCTTCGAGGTGGACGGCGCCAGCTACACCGTCGCCTACGAGTCGGCGGAGTCGCGCAGCGGGATGTTCGGCGGCAACTCCAACTGGCGCGGCCCGGTGTGGTTCCCCGTCAACGTGCTGCTCGTCCGCGCCCTGCTCCAGTTCTACCTGTACTACGGCGACGACTTCCGGGTCGAGTGCCCCACGGGCTCGGGACGGGAGCTGACGCTGTTCGAGGTGGCCGAGGAGATCAGCGCCCGCCTGGTGTCGACGTTCCGTCGCGACGAGGCGGGGCGGCGTCCGGTCTTCGGGGGAGCCGAGAAGTTCCAGAACGACCCCGTGTGGAACCAGGACATCCTCTTCTACGAGTACTTCGACGGGGACGACGGCGCGGGGATCGGGGCGTCGCACCAGACGGGGTGGACCGGTGTGGTGGCCCGGCTCGCGCAGCTGTTCGCGAGCACGGACCCGCACGCCCTCCTCGAGGGCGCGGCCCGGCCGCTGACCGTGCCGTACCGGCGGCTCATGGACGCGCCGATGCCGCGGTCGCGGACGATCCGGCGCTGA